CGTTCTATGGGGCGGAACGCCGGGGTGCACCCATCGTCTCGTTTGTCCGGATCGATGACAAACCTATCAAGATCTACAGCCAGATCAAGAAACCGGACATGGTCATCGTGCTGGACGCCAGCGTCATGGACGTGGTCGATGTCCTCCAGGGCCTTAAAAAAGGCGGAAAAGTTCTTGTCAACAGCGCCCATGCCAGGGAGTTTGCCGGGTTCTCATCAAAATATATAGATCTAACCGGCATCGCTCTCAGAGAGAACCTTGTTGTGGCTGGAAGCCCGATCCTGAACACACCGGTGCTCGGGGCATTTGCAAAGATGGAGATCATATCCGTGG
Above is a window of uncultured Methanoregula sp. DNA encoding:
- a CDS encoding 2-oxoacid:acceptor oxidoreductase family protein, translated to MFEIRIHSRGGQGGVTAARLLALAAIHDGKYATACPFYGAERRGAPIVSFVRIDDKPIKIYSQIKKPDMVIVLDASVMDVVDVLQGLKKGGKVLVNSAHAREFAGFSSKYIDLTGIALRENLVVAGSPILNTPVLGAFAKMEIISVDSAKTAIREMFSDEHNVKAAEAAYQEMTL